The Deinococcus misasensis DSM 22328 genome has a window encoding:
- a CDS encoding YceI family protein: MNFLRMATAGLLVLVSVAGATSFQVNKGTITYQASAGYTFEGSNSTLQGKLDLDPEKPANLSGTLTLDSRAFRSDNSTRDRHAENMVFRSRFFKDITLTLTGSDLKTPLKETFTPMTLKGKLTLRETTREVTIAGQGRFSGGRAEFQGTFALDLRDYGITPPSLLVVVVAPTVTVRIDAVAQRQ, from the coding sequence ATGAACTTTTTGCGCATGGCAACTGCAGGTCTTCTGGTGCTGGTTTCGGTGGCCGGAGCAACGTCTTTTCAGGTGAACAAAGGCACCATCACCTATCAGGCCAGTGCCGGATACACCTTTGAAGGCAGCAACTCCACCCTGCAAGGCAAACTGGACCTCGATCCAGAGAAGCCTGCAAACCTCTCTGGGACCTTGACGCTGGATTCACGGGCCTTTCGCAGCGACAACTCCACCCGTGACCGCCACGCCGAAAACATGGTGTTCAGAAGCCGGTTCTTCAAGGACATCACCCTCACCCTGACGGGAAGCGACCTCAAAACACCCCTCAAAGAGACCTTCACCCCCATGACCCTGAAAGGCAAACTCACCCTGAGGGAAACCACCCGAGAAGTCACCATTGCCGGGCAAGGGCGGTTCTCGGGTGGTCGGGCAGAGTTTCAGGGAACATTTGCGCTGGACTTGCGGGATTATGGCATCACGCCGCCCAGTTTACTGGTTGTGGTGGTGGCCCCGACGGTGACGGTTCGCATTGACGCGGTTGCGCAACGGCAGTAA
- a CDS encoding GGDEF domain-containing protein, whose product MSGTEHSTAPSPRDIAQQMLLVLREVTGASFVRLNHPWWGNLSVGLFAGEDLPTIDIYTPDGLGQVVLQGTHLSQVQRDVQQAHSYARTILNLSRLLSSEIQLHDLLRQSLEVLQETLSMDFVFLLQMDRENHHLQEAWFDLMTPETQQTLIQQLTQNDSLAWEALRSGQARHQSEVQVAAQPLEVMVLPLNLEHGEGRVLVVGRQHGRPWRPDERRLLESVALGVRMLHKQGTYVQHLRDAALVDALTGLGNRRAFEGALEQALQEARAQGLSLGVMVLDLDGLKKVNDELGHEQGDVLLKTFGEALKQHLRQTDPAYRLGGDEFAVILKKLQPGQLSILETRLNAIRDTVRHKGFQAADASAGVAFLGRDGETPGELCRVADERMYAQKSIHKQNQSSRASSLIGSFSPRVAWQSLRSTLELLSHDQEASPRFWRTLLEAAVQTLPSVEAGSMDVWRDGFYVVAAQVGYSDDLLGLHLNEEGQLNWYGQGRENYLQGKPRLLYGADIMRHSSATLEDNQYAVFTDAGSLSQVKSTLLLPIVVDGHPIAHMNLDNHTVEKAFSAEAMDMALDFSAQVTALLLAQQRREIIAEREKHMQLLQEFCQSLPALAHEARLQALQQLAMELLGTSQVCLGEHDAGLFSVPVGRHHLNVTPQKGNALSRSGKEHLQLAVALVHVQWVR is encoded by the coding sequence ATGTCTGGCACTGAACACTCCACCGCCCCGAGTCCAAGGGACATCGCACAGCAAATGCTGCTGGTGTTGCGCGAAGTGACCGGAGCCAGCTTCGTGCGCCTGAACCACCCATGGTGGGGCAACCTCAGCGTGGGACTCTTCGCAGGAGAAGACCTGCCCACCATCGACATTTACACCCCGGATGGCCTCGGGCAGGTGGTGCTGCAAGGGACACACCTCAGTCAGGTGCAACGGGATGTGCAGCAAGCACACAGCTATGCCCGCACCATCCTGAACCTGTCGCGCCTGCTGTCCAGCGAAATCCAGTTGCATGACCTGCTCCGCCAGTCTCTGGAGGTGTTGCAAGAAACCCTCAGCATGGACTTTGTGTTCCTGTTGCAGATGGACCGCGAAAACCACCACCTGCAAGAAGCATGGTTTGACCTGATGACCCCGGAGACCCAGCAAACCCTGATTCAACAGCTGACCCAGAACGACAGTCTGGCCTGGGAGGCTTTGCGTTCCGGACAGGCCCGGCACCAGAGCGAGGTGCAGGTCGCAGCCCAACCCCTTGAAGTGATGGTGCTGCCCCTGAACCTGGAGCATGGGGAAGGACGGGTGCTGGTGGTGGGCAGACAGCATGGCCGTCCCTGGAGGCCCGATGAACGCAGACTGCTGGAGTCGGTGGCCCTCGGTGTCCGCATGTTGCACAAGCAGGGCACGTACGTGCAGCACCTGCGGGACGCTGCTCTGGTCGATGCCCTGACCGGTCTGGGCAACCGCAGGGCTTTTGAGGGCGCTCTGGAGCAGGCCCTTCAAGAGGCCAGAGCACAGGGGCTTTCCCTCGGGGTGATGGTGCTGGACCTCGACGGCCTGAAAAAAGTCAACGATGAACTCGGTCATGAGCAGGGGGATGTGCTGCTGAAAACCTTTGGCGAAGCCCTCAAGCAACACCTGCGTCAAACCGATCCCGCTTACCGCCTGGGGGGCGACGAGTTTGCTGTGATCCTCAAAAAATTGCAACCGGGTCAACTGTCGATTCTGGAAACCCGCCTGAACGCCATCCGGGACACGGTGCGCCACAAAGGTTTTCAGGCCGCAGATGCCAGTGCAGGGGTGGCCTTTCTGGGCCGGGATGGGGAAACCCCGGGCGAACTCTGTCGGGTGGCAGACGAACGCATGTACGCCCAGAAAAGCATCCACAAGCAGAACCAGAGTTCCAGAGCCTCCAGCCTGATCGGTTCTTTCAGCCCACGTGTGGCATGGCAAAGCCTGCGTTCCACCCTGGAGTTGCTGTCCCACGATCAGGAGGCCAGCCCGAGGTTCTGGCGGACCCTGCTGGAGGCTGCGGTGCAAACCCTGCCCAGTGTGGAAGCAGGCTCCATGGACGTGTGGCGCGATGGTTTTTATGTGGTGGCTGCACAGGTGGGTTACTCCGATGACCTGCTGGGGTTGCACCTGAATGAAGAAGGCCAGTTGAACTGGTACGGTCAGGGCAGAGAAAACTACCTGCAAGGCAAACCCCGTTTGCTGTATGGCGCAGACATCATGCGCCATTCCAGCGCCACCCTTGAGGACAACCAGTATGCGGTGTTCACCGATGCAGGGTCGCTGTCACAGGTGAAAAGCACCTTGCTGCTGCCCATCGTGGTGGACGGTCACCCCATCGCCCACATGAACCTCGACAACCACACGGTGGAAAAAGCCTTCAGTGCAGAGGCCATGGACATGGCGCTGGATTTTTCGGCCCAGGTGACGGCCCTTCTGCTGGCCCAGCAAAGGCGGGAAATCATTGCAGAGCGGGAAAAACACATGCAGTTGCTGCAAGAATTCTGCCAGAGTTTGCCGGCCCTGGCACATGAAGCCCGCCTGCAGGCTTTGCAGCAACTGGCCATGGAATTGCTGGGCACGTCCCAGGTGTGCCTCGGTGAACATGATGCTGGACTGTTCAGTGTGCCAGTGGGCAGGCATCACCTGAATGTCACCCCCCAGAAAGGCAATGCCCTTTCCCGGAGTGGAAAAGAGCATTTGCAGCTTGCTGTGGCTCTGGTCCACGTTCAGTGGGTCAGGTAA
- a CDS encoding M42 family metallopeptidase has translation MIDSSYVAEQLLTLLKTPSPTGFTDVAMGVLTGMLEDMGIAPERTPKGALYWTLKGEEGGKMVAFSAHIDTLGAMVKEIKENGRLKLTALGGYDWATVEGEYCTVHLNDGQAITGTVVNIKQSTHVWGAELRDLKRTDETMEVRLDARTFSAADTLALGVQVGDFVSWDSRAVLTDAGYLKSRHLDNKAAVAIFLGVTKAVLEQKLSLKHTVHFFISNYEEVGHGASVGIPEDTTELVAVDMAAIGKGQASSEHHCTLCVKDSSGPYDHRLGNRLREAALKAGITLKIDIYPYYGSDASAAWRAGGNYPAALIGPGVDASHAYERTHMDALDDTAKLILAYLTH, from the coding sequence ATGATCGATTCTTCTTATGTCGCAGAGCAATTGCTGACTTTGCTGAAAACCCCCTCTCCCACAGGATTCACGGATGTGGCGATGGGTGTCCTGACCGGAATGCTGGAGGACATGGGCATCGCCCCCGAGCGCACCCCCAAAGGGGCCCTGTACTGGACCCTGAAAGGCGAAGAAGGGGGCAAAATGGTCGCTTTCAGTGCCCACATCGACACCCTTGGGGCGATGGTCAAGGAAATCAAAGAGAACGGTCGCCTGAAACTCACAGCTCTGGGCGGTTACGACTGGGCCACAGTGGAAGGGGAATACTGCACAGTCCACCTGAACGATGGGCAGGCCATCACCGGAACGGTGGTCAACATCAAGCAGAGCACCCACGTCTGGGGGGCGGAACTCCGGGACCTCAAACGCACCGATGAGACCATGGAGGTGCGCCTTGATGCCCGCACCTTCAGTGCAGCAGACACGCTGGCTCTGGGCGTGCAGGTTGGGGATTTTGTTTCCTGGGATTCCAGAGCCGTCCTGACCGATGCGGGTTACCTCAAGAGCCGTCACCTCGACAACAAGGCGGCAGTGGCCATCTTTTTGGGTGTCACCAAAGCCGTCTTGGAACAGAAACTTTCCCTGAAGCACACCGTCCACTTCTTCATCAGCAACTACGAGGAGGTGGGGCACGGTGCGTCGGTCGGCATTCCCGAGGACACCACCGAACTGGTGGCCGTGGACATGGCCGCCATCGGCAAAGGACAGGCTTCAAGTGAGCATCACTGCACCCTTTGCGTGAAAGACTCCTCGGGGCCTTATGACCACAGGCTCGGGAACCGCTTAAGGGAAGCGGCCCTGAAAGCTGGCATCACCCTGAAAATCGACATTTATCCGTATTACGGATCGGATGCCAGTGCAGCATGGCGTGCCGGAGGCAATTACCCCGCAGCCTTGATTGGGCCGGGGGTGGACGCCAGTCACGCCTACGAGCGCACCCACATGGATGCTCTGGATGATACAGCCAAACTGATTCTGGCTTACCTGACCCACTGA
- a CDS encoding LEA type 2 family protein has translation MNRTLRTPILLGIFAALASGCAVVRTTVQPPEFQVQQFQLVRYTIPNILNPFNGEATFLMDVRVTNPNAFGLQVRRIDGELLLDGQNFGKATIPNLRLEPNQSTTVTTEFTLPVNLNLASKIADIASGKRVDYLVKSTIQVDAGLIGTATFSNIVVAQGNVNR, from the coding sequence ATGAACAGAACCCTGAGAACACCGATTTTGCTGGGCATTTTCGCTGCATTGGCCTCTGGATGTGCTGTGGTGCGCACCACCGTGCAACCCCCCGAGTTTCAGGTTCAACAGTTTCAACTGGTGCGCTACACCATCCCCAACATCCTGAACCCCTTCAATGGAGAGGCGACTTTCCTGATGGATGTGCGGGTCACCAACCCCAACGCGTTTGGCTTGCAGGTGCGTCGCATTGATGGCGAACTGCTGCTGGACGGTCAGAATTTTGGCAAAGCCACCATCCCCAATTTGCGTCTGGAGCCCAACCAGAGCACCACCGTCACCACCGAGTTCACCCTGCCGGTGAACCTCAATCTGGCCAGCAAGATCGCCGACATTGCCTCGGGCAAGCGGGTGGATTATCTGGTGAAATCCACCATACAGGTGGATGCAGGACTGATTGGCACAGCCACGTTCTCCAACATTGTGGTGGCGCAGGGCAACGTCAACCGCTGA
- a CDS encoding cytochrome P450 has protein sequence MQDIQMLFSPEGLQNPYPIYDRLRAQSPALHIPEWNSLFVTGHPEVSALLRDPRVSVERMDIPASDLQKPEFEPARALYHMMLFRDPPNHTRLRGLVSQAFTPKVVSELRTLIEALVEEILNQVAEKGEMEVLEDLASPLPVTVILRMLGLNPQDAEHFRQWSDSIAHLLDGGEQSAVLMPRIMQDVHDMNRYFRQVADDLRENPQPGLMTALATAELEGDKLSHEELLSNAILLLVAGHETTTNLIASGLHALLTHPEQLADLRAHPELLDGAIEELLRFVNPVQATSRVVKTDLEVAGMSVPAGTQLQLMLAAANRDPRVFADPHTLNVRRETSRHLAFAAGHHYCLGASLARLEARVVFEKLLQRFDTLELLPQSFVWRPNFTLRGLQTLRVTVG, from the coding sequence ATGCAAGACATTCAAATGCTGTTTTCCCCCGAAGGCCTCCAGAACCCTTATCCCATCTACGACCGTTTGCGTGCCCAGAGCCCGGCCTTGCACATCCCCGAGTGGAATTCCCTGTTCGTGACCGGGCACCCTGAAGTTTCGGCACTCCTGCGGGATCCCCGCGTGAGTGTGGAACGCATGGACATTCCAGCGTCTGACCTGCAAAAACCCGAGTTTGAGCCTGCCCGTGCCCTGTACCACATGATGCTTTTTCGCGATCCTCCCAACCACACCCGCCTGAGGGGTCTGGTCAGTCAGGCCTTCACCCCGAAGGTGGTTTCCGAACTGCGCACGCTGATTGAGGCTCTGGTGGAGGAGATCCTGAACCAGGTGGCTGAAAAAGGGGAAATGGAGGTGCTGGAAGACCTCGCCAGTCCGCTCCCGGTCACGGTGATTCTGCGCATGCTGGGCCTGAACCCACAGGACGCCGAGCACTTCAGGCAGTGGTCCGACAGCATCGCCCACCTCTTGGATGGAGGAGAGCAGTCGGCTGTTCTGATGCCCCGCATCATGCAGGACGTGCACGACATGAACCGCTACTTCCGTCAGGTGGCCGACGACCTGCGCGAAAACCCCCAGCCCGGCCTGATGACCGCTCTGGCCACCGCAGAACTGGAAGGGGACAAACTCAGCCATGAGGAGCTGTTGTCCAACGCCATTTTGTTGCTGGTGGCTGGACACGAAACCACCACCAACCTGATCGCCAGTGGACTGCATGCCCTGCTGACCCACCCCGAGCAACTGGCAGACTTGCGTGCCCACCCTGAGTTGCTGGATGGGGCCATCGAAGAACTGCTGCGCTTTGTGAATCCGGTGCAGGCGACCTCGCGGGTGGTCAAAACCGATCTGGAGGTGGCCGGAATGTCGGTTCCAGCAGGGACCCAACTGCAACTGATGCTGGCTGCAGCGAACCGCGACCCGAGGGTTTTTGCAGACCCCCACACCCTGAATGTGCGCCGGGAAACCAGCCGACATCTGGCGTTTGCTGCCGGGCACCATTACTGCCTCGGGGCGAGCCTTGCCCGTCTGGAAGCCCGGGTGGTCTTTGAGAAGCTGTTGCAGCGCTTTGACACCCTCGAACTGTTGCCCCAGAGCTTTGTGTGGAGGCCCAACTTCACCCTCAGGGGCCTGCAAACTTTGCGTGTGACAGTGGGTTGA